Proteins encoded within one genomic window of Halodesulfurarchaeum formicicum:
- a CDS encoding IS200/IS605 family transposase: MKRTNTFVVRPLTDDDEQVLRGLLDASAALWNEINYERLMRYNDEDGFDGDVWDADTGRLEGKYKAVLGASTAQTVRRANSEAWRSFFENKKAYHDESNTSVTEHPEPPGFRGNEDDGRVLKGVVRKDAYSVEWGNRSRLEMVVGKELRDKHNSPKSRLRLEIVGDPNWPDYEDQGRLELWYDETDSNFRASQPVTVSDDARDTPLADEKAALDIGANNLVACTTTTGAQYLYKGRELFQRFRETTREIARLQSKLDEGRYSSERIRRLYRKRTRRRDHAQEALCRDLLDRLYAERVDTVYIGGLTDVLETHWSVETNAKTHNFWAFKQFTERLACTAEEYGISVEVRSEAWTSQECPQCGGTDRTTRHQDTLTCPCGFEGHADLTASETFLRRHTEKAVRPMARPVRFEWDSHEWLESPRSQESPKEQRTDPSTVHRDGNVALGDSQTV; encoded by the coding sequence ATGAAGCGTACCAACACGTTCGTCGTGCGACCGCTCACCGACGATGATGAGCAGGTGCTACGTGGCCTGTTGGACGCTTCCGCCGCTCTCTGGAACGAGATTAATTACGAGCGTCTCATGCGCTACAACGATGAAGACGGCTTCGACGGTGACGTATGGGACGCCGATACAGGGCGTCTCGAAGGCAAATACAAAGCCGTTCTCGGCGCGTCCACCGCTCAAACTGTCCGGCGAGCAAACAGCGAAGCGTGGCGATCGTTCTTCGAGAACAAGAAAGCGTATCACGACGAGTCCAATACGTCAGTCACGGAACACCCGGAACCGCCGGGCTTCCGTGGTAACGAGGACGATGGTCGTGTTCTCAAAGGCGTCGTCCGAAAAGACGCATACAGCGTCGAATGGGGTAACCGCTCCCGGCTTGAGATGGTCGTCGGAAAAGAACTTCGAGACAAGCACAACAGCCCGAAAAGCCGTCTCCGTCTGGAAATAGTTGGCGACCCGAATTGGCCCGACTACGAAGACCAAGGCCGACTAGAACTGTGGTACGACGAGACTGACAGCAACTTCCGAGCTTCGCAACCTGTGACTGTTTCTGACGATGCACGGGACACTCCACTGGCCGACGAGAAGGCCGCTCTGGACATTGGTGCAAACAATCTCGTCGCCTGTACCACCACGACCGGTGCGCAATACCTGTACAAAGGCCGCGAGTTGTTCCAACGATTCCGTGAGACGACACGCGAGATCGCTCGGTTGCAGTCAAAACTCGATGAAGGCAGGTACAGTAGCGAGCGTATCCGGCGGCTGTACCGGAAACGGACTCGTCGCCGTGACCACGCTCAAGAAGCACTGTGTCGTGACCTGCTGGACCGGCTGTACGCCGAAAGGGTCGATACCGTGTATATCGGTGGCTTGACCGACGTACTCGAAACGCACTGGTCGGTCGAGACGAACGCCAAGACGCACAACTTCTGGGCGTTCAAGCAGTTCACCGAGCGACTGGCCTGTACCGCCGAGGAATACGGCATCTCGGTCGAGGTCCGATCAGAGGCGTGGACCAGTCAAGAGTGCCCGCAGTGTGGCGGCACAGACCGAACGACACGGCATCAGGACACACTCACCTGTCCGTGCGGATTTGAAGGACACGCCGACCTTACAGCCTCAGAAACGTTCCTGAGACGGCACACAGAGAAAGCAGTCAGGCCGATGGCACGGCCCGTGCGGTTCGAGTGGGACAGCCACGAATGG